In a genomic window of Candidatus Omnitrophota bacterium:
- a CDS encoding deoxyhypusine synthase family protein: protein MINLNKVKTYSVKNRLSKVNKGDFASKPVKAKSFVSFLDSLPNILKAKDLRAISSDIVAARKKNKGVIFMAGAHVIKCGLNPVLIELIKKKVITCICLNGAGIIHDFEIAFQGKTSEDVGENLKYGKFGMGKETADFLNCAAKVGVKKGFGLGYAVANALAATDLANKDLSLLYNAYKYKVPVCVFVGIGTDIIHQHPSFDACATASGSLRDFHNLVENIRYLNQGGVVLNFGSAVLLPEVFLKALNLARNLGNKVRDFTTANFDMVYHYRPAQNVVARPVNSGGKGYYIIGHHEIMLPLLAQSVIEKI, encoded by the coding sequence ATGATTAATCTAAACAAGGTAAAGACATATTCGGTCAAAAACCGCCTGAGCAAGGTGAATAAGGGGGATTTTGCCTCCAAACCCGTTAAAGCTAAAAGCTTTGTCAGCTTCTTGGATTCTCTGCCGAATATCTTAAAAGCAAAAGATTTACGCGCAATCTCATCTGATATTGTGGCCGCCCGTAAGAAGAACAAGGGGGTAATCTTTATGGCCGGAGCCCACGTGATTAAATGCGGGCTTAATCCGGTGTTAATCGAGCTGATCAAGAAAAAAGTAATTACCTGCATCTGTTTAAACGGCGCCGGCATCATCCATGATTTTGAAATTGCTTTTCAGGGGAAAACCTCCGAAGACGTTGGCGAAAACCTTAAATATGGGAAATTCGGAATGGGTAAGGAGACCGCGGATTTTCTAAATTGCGCCGCCAAAGTCGGCGTAAAAAAAGGTTTTGGATTGGGTTATGCGGTGGCTAATGCGCTAGCCGCGACAGATTTAGCGAATAAAGATTTGAGCTTGCTTTATAACGCTTATAAATATAAAGTACCGGTTTGTGTTTTTGTCGGGATCGGCACGGATATAATCCATCAGCATCCGTCATTTGATGCCTGCGCTACGGCCAGCGGTTCACTGCGCGATTTTCATAATCTGGTCGAGAATATCCGTTATTTAAACCAGGGAGGGGTAGTTTTAAATTTTGGTTCAGCGGTATTATTGCCGGAAGTATTTTTAAAAGCCCTGAATCTGGCGCGTAATTTAGGAAACAAGGTGCGTGATTTTACCACGGCAAATTTCGATATGGTTTATCATTACCGTCCGGCTCAGAATGTGGTGGCCCGTCCGGTCAATTCCGGCGGCAAGGGTTATTATATTATCGGCCATCATGAAATAATGCTTCCGTTGTTGGCCCAAAGCGTAATTGAGAAGATATGA